One region of Poecile atricapillus isolate bPoeAtr1 chromosome 8, bPoeAtr1.hap1, whole genome shotgun sequence genomic DNA includes:
- the LOC131581445 gene encoding carboxypeptidase N subunit 2-like isoform X2, whose product MRPPSGVLTPGLAWLAPLAELICKRSANPHKCQDQILGEDPYEMPKDYQEVYRGTKNDVKEIPKIAKPFVSEMIFVQTSITAIRKGAFRYMPNLTKILFIGNKIKTVEPGSFDNLDKLRDLDISGASLEKLSVGTFQNLPSLQRLELRDSQLRSIPKGLFDGLESLGELSLHINAIPSLPEGIFDSLVNLTFLDLSRNRITALPGNAFSKLTQLQVLRLYENELQHLPEGLLDSQLELLELSLQRNRLRALPSMLLRSLPHLEKLFLDNNLIRVLPPQGFFGLNKLKLLTLGSNHIMELPCCLFDTMPHLRELDLGRNSLATLPDGIFVNLTSLGKLILSHNQLSALPRGAFTGLSKLLDLQLDTNQLSALDEEVFASLPNLKTLNLRKNQLESVPQGLLDPLKKLSSVYLSGNPWRCDCNLCYLHGWILHNKEKVKLSTQVSCKSPPHLAGQEVTLLRDEHLICPGTLPFNSTPSQRTATFLSHGAMSTAAPTMLSLASFPIRTLPNTLSPVVTSAVLPTMPMEVAFTTLSPTKPPKAFVTTPPPAVLQKTFGASQSITNKPMASITMPSTTSVPRSFITTPSPTVLPKAFISTSSPAVLPEISITTSSPKASTATPSSSAEMPKASITTPSSAISTSAIVRLQSPGATHPDPVPPALAAATTQVPTSPLAATTRQEPPALSVPREKPATIPQGTPIAPLVSASSVALWPSPRAAALGTVPLASHSPSHRAPAPGREWGYSTTCDLSTAGAQPTPTAPQHAPAPAGTVLLPTPPVPTLSDSMSPCPASPPLVPSSHRAWGSSLWASPWQCQVSLALGVAVLALQAACTLLGGVVAFLLHQDTRHQPGPPVRLLSLQALAAPGTAEPAPAPP is encoded by the coding sequence tCCCCATAAATGCCAAGATCAAATCCTGGGTGAAGATCCATATGAAATGCCCAAAGACTACCAGGAGGTCTACAGAGGAACAAAAAATGATGTCAAAGAGATCCCAAAGATTGCAAAGCCCTTTGTTTCTGAGATGATCTTTGTGCAGACCAGCATCACTGCTATCAGGAAAGGTGCCTTCAGGTACATGCCCAACCTAACCAAGATTTTGTTCATTGGCAACAAGATCAAGACTGTTGAACCTGGATCCTTTGATAATTTGGACAAGTTGAGGGACTTGGACATCTCTGGTGCCTCATTAGAAAAACTATCTGTGGGCACTTTCCAAAACCTCCCAAGTTTACAGAGGCTGGAGCTGAGAGACAGCCAGCTCAGATCCATCCCCAAAGGCCTGTTTGATGGGCTGGAAAGTTTGGGAGAGCTCTCCCTGCACATCAATGCAATCCCTTCTCTTCCAGAAGGCATTTTTGATTCTCTTGTCAATCTCACTTTTTTGGACCTGTCTAGAAATAGGATCACAGCTCTTCCTGGGAATGCCTTTAGCAAACTCACCCAGCTGCAAGTCCTCCGGCTGTATGAGAATGAGTTGCAGCACCTCCCAGAGGGACTGCTGGACagtcagctggagctgctggagctcagcctccAGAGGAACAGGCTTAGGGCACTGCCATCCATGCTTCTGAGGAGCCTGCCTCACCTGGAGAAACTCTTCTTGGACAACAACCTCATCAGGGTTCTCCCACCTCAGGGCTTTTTTGGTTTAAACAAACTGAAGTTGCTGACTCTGGGCTCAAACCATATTATGGAGcttccctgctgcctttttGACACCATGCCACACTTGCGGGAGCTGGATCTGGGCAGGAACAGTTTGGCCACACTTCCAGATGGCATCTTTGTCAATCTCACATCCCTTGGCAAACTCATCTTGTCCCACAACCAGCTATCTGCCCTGCCAAGAGGAGCCTTCACAGGGCTCAGCAAGCTCTTGGACCTCCAGCTGGACACAAAtcagctctctgctctggatGAAGAGGTCTTTGCTTCTCTCCCAAATCTGAAAACCCTCAACCTTCGAAAGAACCAGCTGGAGAGTGTTCCCCAAGGGCTCCTAGACCCTCTGAAGAAGCTCAGCTCAGTGTATTTGAGCGGTAACCCATGGAGATGTGACTGCAACCTCTGCTACCTGCACGGCTGGATCCTGCACAACAAGGAGAAGGTCAAATTGTCCACCCAAGTCTCCTGCAAGAGCCCACCCCACCTGGCAGGGCAAGAAGTAACATTGCTGAGGGACGAACACCTGATTTGTCCAGGCACTCTGCCCTTTAACTCCACACCATCACAAAGGACAGCAACGTTCCTGTCACATGGAGCCATGTCCACAGCAGCACCAACCATGCTGTCACTGGCATCCTTTCCCATCAGGACACTGCCAAACACTCTTTCACCTGTGGTCACCTCTGCTGTGTTGCCAACCATGCCAATGGAGGTTGCCTTCACCACTCTGTCACCAACCAAGCCACCTAAGGCCTTTGTCACCACCCCAccaccagctgtgctgcagaagaCCTTTGGTGCCAGCCAATCAATAACCAATAAGCCCATGGCCTCCATCACCATGCCATCAACAACCAGTGTGCCCAGGTCCTTCATCACCACACCATCACCAACTGTGCTACCAAAAGCCTTCATCAGCACCTcatctccagctgtgctgccagaGATCTCCATTACAACCTCATCTCCAAAGGCCTCCACTGCCACACCATCATCATCAGCTGAGATGCCCAAGGCTTCCATCACCACACCATCATCAGCTATTTCAACTTCAGCCATTGTAAGGCTACAGTCTCCTGGGGCCACCCACCCAGACCCTGTGCCACCTGCTCTAGCTGCTGCCACCACACAGGTGCCAACAAGCCCACTGGCAGCCACCACCAGACAAGAGCCTCCTGCTCTCTCAGTGCCCAGGGAGAAGCCAGCCACCATCCCACAGGGAACACCCATAGCCCCCCTTGTCTCAGCTTCCTCCGTGGCACTCTGGCCatcccccagggctgctgctctgggcacagtCCCACTGGCCTCACATTCACCATCGCACCGTGCTCCTGCGCCAGGCAGGGAATGGGGCTATTCCACCACGTGTGACCTGTCCACAGCTGGTGCCCAGCCCACCCCCACTGCCCCCCAACACGCTCCTGCTCCGGCAGGCACTGTCCTGCTCCCAACACCTCCCGTCCCCACACTATCAGACAGCATgagcccctgcccagcctctcCACCCCTGGTCCCCAGCAGCCATCGTGCCTGGGGCTCATCCCTATGGGCCAGCCCATGGCAGTGCCAGGTGTCCCTGGCCTTGGGGGTGGccgtgctggcactgcaggcaGCCTGCACACTGCTGGGGGGGGTGGTCGCATTCCTTCTTCACCAGGACACGCGCCACCAACCCGGGCCACCCGTACGGCTGCTGAGCCTTCAGGCGCTGGCTGCTCCGGGGACCGCTGAGCCAGCCCCGGCACCACCTTGA
- the LOC131581445 gene encoding uncharacterized protein LOC131581445 isoform X1, whose amino-acid sequence MRPPSGVLTPGLAWLAPLAELICKRSAKTMYQHILFLFLLSCSPHKCQDQILGEDPYEMPKDYQEVYRGTKNDVKEIPKIAKPFVSEMIFVQTSITAIRKGAFRYMPNLTKILFIGNKIKTVEPGSFDNLDKLRDLDISGASLEKLSVGTFQNLPSLQRLELRDSQLRSIPKGLFDGLESLGELSLHINAIPSLPEGIFDSLVNLTFLDLSRNRITALPGNAFSKLTQLQVLRLYENELQHLPEGLLDSQLELLELSLQRNRLRALPSMLLRSLPHLEKLFLDNNLIRVLPPQGFFGLNKLKLLTLGSNHIMELPCCLFDTMPHLRELDLGRNSLATLPDGIFVNLTSLGKLILSHNQLSALPRGAFTGLSKLLDLQLDTNQLSALDEEVFASLPNLKTLNLRKNQLESVPQGLLDPLKKLSSVYLSGNPWRCDCNLCYLHGWILHNKEKVKLSTQVSCKSPPHLAGQEVTLLRDEHLICPGTLPFNSTPSQRTATFLSHGAMSTAAPTMLSLASFPIRTLPNTLSPVVTSAVLPTMPMEVAFTTLSPTKPPKAFVTTPPPAVLQKTFGASQSITNKPMASITMPSTTSVPRSFITTPSPTVLPKAFISTSSPAVLPEISITTSSPKASTATPSSSAEMPKASITTPSSAISTSAIVRLQSPGATHPDPVPPALAAATTQVPTSPLAATTRQEPPALSVPREKPATIPQGTPIAPLVSASSVALWPSPRAAALGTVPLASHSPSHRAPAPGREWGYSTTCDLSTAGAQPTPTAPQHAPAPAGTVLLPTPPVPTLSDSMSPCPASPPLVPSSHRAWGSSLWASPWQCQVSLALGVAVLALQAACTLLGGVVAFLLHQDTRHQPGPPVRLLSLQALAAPGTAEPAPAPP is encoded by the coding sequence gacaaTGTACCAGCatatccttttccttttcctcctctcctgcagtCCCCATAAATGCCAAGATCAAATCCTGGGTGAAGATCCATATGAAATGCCCAAAGACTACCAGGAGGTCTACAGAGGAACAAAAAATGATGTCAAAGAGATCCCAAAGATTGCAAAGCCCTTTGTTTCTGAGATGATCTTTGTGCAGACCAGCATCACTGCTATCAGGAAAGGTGCCTTCAGGTACATGCCCAACCTAACCAAGATTTTGTTCATTGGCAACAAGATCAAGACTGTTGAACCTGGATCCTTTGATAATTTGGACAAGTTGAGGGACTTGGACATCTCTGGTGCCTCATTAGAAAAACTATCTGTGGGCACTTTCCAAAACCTCCCAAGTTTACAGAGGCTGGAGCTGAGAGACAGCCAGCTCAGATCCATCCCCAAAGGCCTGTTTGATGGGCTGGAAAGTTTGGGAGAGCTCTCCCTGCACATCAATGCAATCCCTTCTCTTCCAGAAGGCATTTTTGATTCTCTTGTCAATCTCACTTTTTTGGACCTGTCTAGAAATAGGATCACAGCTCTTCCTGGGAATGCCTTTAGCAAACTCACCCAGCTGCAAGTCCTCCGGCTGTATGAGAATGAGTTGCAGCACCTCCCAGAGGGACTGCTGGACagtcagctggagctgctggagctcagcctccAGAGGAACAGGCTTAGGGCACTGCCATCCATGCTTCTGAGGAGCCTGCCTCACCTGGAGAAACTCTTCTTGGACAACAACCTCATCAGGGTTCTCCCACCTCAGGGCTTTTTTGGTTTAAACAAACTGAAGTTGCTGACTCTGGGCTCAAACCATATTATGGAGcttccctgctgcctttttGACACCATGCCACACTTGCGGGAGCTGGATCTGGGCAGGAACAGTTTGGCCACACTTCCAGATGGCATCTTTGTCAATCTCACATCCCTTGGCAAACTCATCTTGTCCCACAACCAGCTATCTGCCCTGCCAAGAGGAGCCTTCACAGGGCTCAGCAAGCTCTTGGACCTCCAGCTGGACACAAAtcagctctctgctctggatGAAGAGGTCTTTGCTTCTCTCCCAAATCTGAAAACCCTCAACCTTCGAAAGAACCAGCTGGAGAGTGTTCCCCAAGGGCTCCTAGACCCTCTGAAGAAGCTCAGCTCAGTGTATTTGAGCGGTAACCCATGGAGATGTGACTGCAACCTCTGCTACCTGCACGGCTGGATCCTGCACAACAAGGAGAAGGTCAAATTGTCCACCCAAGTCTCCTGCAAGAGCCCACCCCACCTGGCAGGGCAAGAAGTAACATTGCTGAGGGACGAACACCTGATTTGTCCAGGCACTCTGCCCTTTAACTCCACACCATCACAAAGGACAGCAACGTTCCTGTCACATGGAGCCATGTCCACAGCAGCACCAACCATGCTGTCACTGGCATCCTTTCCCATCAGGACACTGCCAAACACTCTTTCACCTGTGGTCACCTCTGCTGTGTTGCCAACCATGCCAATGGAGGTTGCCTTCACCACTCTGTCACCAACCAAGCCACCTAAGGCCTTTGTCACCACCCCAccaccagctgtgctgcagaagaCCTTTGGTGCCAGCCAATCAATAACCAATAAGCCCATGGCCTCCATCACCATGCCATCAACAACCAGTGTGCCCAGGTCCTTCATCACCACACCATCACCAACTGTGCTACCAAAAGCCTTCATCAGCACCTcatctccagctgtgctgccagaGATCTCCATTACAACCTCATCTCCAAAGGCCTCCACTGCCACACCATCATCATCAGCTGAGATGCCCAAGGCTTCCATCACCACACCATCATCAGCTATTTCAACTTCAGCCATTGTAAGGCTACAGTCTCCTGGGGCCACCCACCCAGACCCTGTGCCACCTGCTCTAGCTGCTGCCACCACACAGGTGCCAACAAGCCCACTGGCAGCCACCACCAGACAAGAGCCTCCTGCTCTCTCAGTGCCCAGGGAGAAGCCAGCCACCATCCCACAGGGAACACCCATAGCCCCCCTTGTCTCAGCTTCCTCCGTGGCACTCTGGCCatcccccagggctgctgctctgggcacagtCCCACTGGCCTCACATTCACCATCGCACCGTGCTCCTGCGCCAGGCAGGGAATGGGGCTATTCCACCACGTGTGACCTGTCCACAGCTGGTGCCCAGCCCACCCCCACTGCCCCCCAACACGCTCCTGCTCCGGCAGGCACTGTCCTGCTCCCAACACCTCCCGTCCCCACACTATCAGACAGCATgagcccctgcccagcctctcCACCCCTGGTCCCCAGCAGCCATCGTGCCTGGGGCTCATCCCTATGGGCCAGCCCATGGCAGTGCCAGGTGTCCCTGGCCTTGGGGGTGGccgtgctggcactgcaggcaGCCTGCACACTGCTGGGGGGGGTGGTCGCATTCCTTCTTCACCAGGACACGCGCCACCAACCCGGGCCACCCGTACGGCTGCTGAGCCTTCAGGCGCTGGCTGCTCCGGGGACCGCTGAGCCAGCCCCGGCACCACCTTGA